A genomic segment from Pirellulales bacterium encodes:
- a CDS encoding CRTAC1 family protein, translated as MSESELVSTPPVARRPARKKKILAALFCGVLLLTAGYWASGPRSNANSVSIAPGIDDPGDRPPPVDPAGIAFADVAIERGVTYRLPQQPRPMKSTEAFGSGCALFDYDGDHWPDLLLVTDPHPVLYHNLGGVRFEEVTAASGLTVADANWTGCAVGDYDGDGWLDLLLTGVHRLALFRNAEGKGFQEATGQVELDPMNHGHWGASAGFMDLDNDGDLDLVILNYVVFGPESKQYCELSPGVKSGCPPKEYEPEFGEIWRNNGPAGFERIPPEISGMKDTHGVGLVLAFTDYNDDNRIDFYIGNDGVPAEMMHNLGDMKFKNVGTLSSLSVGRDYRAMAAMGADWADFNRDGLLDLSVTDFQKNCFALYRNEGNGFFVEVSNITGLSVSTCDRLGFGVKWLDMDNDRWPDLSFVNGHVYDNVGDIEGRGVQFRQPIMLFHNLNGKRFVDLIPVLDEALARPLVGRGSATGDFNRDGRTDLLVVDYEGPALLLENRSTTRGHWLTLELRAAAPNVFAYGARATARVGNERWVGEVAPASSYLSSSEPQIHWGLGEFDHLDTLTIRWPSGREQTFNDVSADRFLRIADGDAELPAVAPSND; from the coding sequence ATTGGGCGAGCGGCCCCCGCTCCAACGCCAATAGCGTTTCGATCGCTCCGGGCATCGACGATCCCGGCGACCGACCGCCGCCGGTCGATCCCGCCGGAATCGCTTTTGCCGACGTGGCGATCGAGCGCGGAGTGACCTATCGACTTCCCCAACAACCGCGGCCCATGAAGTCGACCGAAGCCTTCGGATCGGGCTGTGCCCTGTTCGACTACGACGGCGACCATTGGCCCGATCTCCTGCTCGTCACCGATCCGCACCCGGTCCTATACCACAATCTCGGCGGCGTGCGGTTCGAGGAGGTCACCGCCGCCTCCGGACTGACGGTGGCGGACGCCAACTGGACCGGCTGTGCCGTGGGCGACTACGACGGCGACGGTTGGCTCGACCTGCTGCTGACCGGCGTCCATCGGCTGGCCTTGTTCCGAAACGCCGAGGGGAAGGGATTCCAGGAGGCGACCGGGCAGGTCGAACTCGATCCGATGAATCACGGCCACTGGGGCGCCAGCGCCGGCTTCATGGACTTGGACAACGACGGCGACTTGGATCTGGTCATCCTGAACTACGTCGTTTTCGGACCCGAGTCGAAACAATACTGCGAGCTGTCGCCGGGCGTGAAATCGGGTTGCCCGCCCAAAGAGTATGAGCCGGAGTTCGGCGAAATCTGGCGCAACAACGGCCCGGCGGGCTTTGAGCGGATTCCGCCGGAAATCTCCGGCATGAAAGACACGCACGGCGTGGGGCTAGTGCTGGCCTTCACCGATTACAACGACGATAACCGCATCGATTTTTACATCGGCAACGACGGCGTGCCGGCCGAGATGATGCACAATCTGGGCGACATGAAATTCAAGAACGTCGGCACGCTCAGCTCCCTGTCCGTCGGCCGCGACTACAGGGCCATGGCCGCCATGGGCGCCGATTGGGCCGACTTCAACCGCGACGGGCTGCTCGACCTGAGCGTGACCGACTTTCAGAAGAACTGCTTCGCGCTGTATCGCAACGAGGGGAACGGTTTCTTCGTGGAGGTCAGCAACATCACGGGGCTTTCGGTCTCCACCTGCGACCGGCTGGGTTTCGGCGTCAAGTGGCTCGACATGGACAACGACCGCTGGCCCGATCTGTCGTTTGTCAACGGGCACGTGTATGACAACGTGGGCGACATCGAAGGCCGGGGCGTGCAGTTCCGCCAGCCGATCATGCTGTTTCACAACCTCAACGGCAAGCGGTTCGTCGATCTCATTCCGGTGCTCGACGAAGCGCTGGCCCGGCCGCTCGTCGGACGCGGCTCGGCAACGGGCGATTTCAACCGCGACGGCCGGACCGACTTGCTGGTCGTCGACTATGAAGGTCCGGCCCTGCTGCTGGAGAATCGCTCCACCACCCGCGGACACTGGCTCACGCTCGAGCTGCGCGCGGCGGCCCCGAACGTGTTCGCTTACGGCGCACGGGCCACGGCGCGCGTGGGCAACGAGCGGTGGGTCGGGGAAGTCGCGCCCGCCTCCAGCTACCTATCGTCGAGCGAACCACAAATCCACTGGGGACTGGGCGAGTTCGACCATCTCGACACGCTGACCATCCGCTGGCCGTCGGGCCGAGAGCAAACGTTCAACGACGTTTCCGCCGATCGTTTCCTGCGGATCGCCGACGGAGATGCGGAGTTGCCGGCCGTCGCGCCGTCGAACGATTGA